A part of Rhodamnia argentea isolate NSW1041297 chromosome 8, ASM2092103v1, whole genome shotgun sequence genomic DNA contains:
- the LOC115737896 gene encoding lysine-specific demethylase 2A-like, producing the protein MASPSPSLNLFLASRLTIPSLAPSPPPPSLERAQPSSSASCRRSCAVRSSLPMAALRFPGGATVSVLGNRRSQSQIVRMAPEEEKMTRRSPLDFPIEWERPKPGRRPDIFPQFSPMKTPLPPPLPADPPEEDEEEEEKKEEEEEDPEKEETEKPESQ; encoded by the exons ATggcgtcgccgtcgccgtcgctgAATCTGTTTCTAGCGTCGCGTCTGACGATTCCTTCTCTAGCTCCGTCTCCCCCGCCGCCGTCGCTGGAAAGAGCTCAACCTTCCAGCTCGGCTAGTTGTAGGCGGAGTTGTGCCGTTCGGAGCTCTCTCCCCATGGCCGCCCTGAGATTTCCGGGTGGAGCGACGGTCTCGGTCCTCGGTAATCGGAGGTCGCAGAGTCAGATTGTGAGGATGGCTCCGGAGGAAGAGAAGATGACTCGCCGCTCTCCTCTCGATTTTCCGATT GAATGGGAGAGACCAAAGCCAGGACGGAGACCAGACATATTCCCGCAGTTCAGCCCAATGAAAACACCGTTGCCACCTCCGTTGCCAGCAGATCCCCctgaagaagatgaggaggaggaagagaagaaagaggaggaagaagaagaccctGAAAAGGAGGAAACAGAGAAACCAGAAAGTCAATGA
- the LOC115737884 gene encoding pentatricopeptide repeat-containing protein At1g05670, mitochondrial, translating to MKRVVTNVSGHLFNTCCHQLHREYSSILLLFFPCRCLSLRHFSSGSTAARPFPDYSSKKPTIKDSELVYHISTTIKLRRTEPLHLILKPYESKFRPDHLIWVLMNIKNDYKLVLDFFDWACLRREPTLQARCIVVQVAMASGDLKTAHDLIGDVFLKPNPETSIWFIRFGEQLIYTYKDWGSNPRVFDISFQVLVEAGFFAEARKFFHKLLNFGVVISVDSCNLYLTRLSHNVDSPQILMKAFNELGDLGISWNTESFNILIHSLCRFQKIKEAHSLLWQMELRGRSPDVVSYSSIINGYCHVGELQIVLKLIEEMQIRGLKPNHFTYSSIIVLLCKSAKIAEAELVCQDMINNGMYPDSVVYTTLIDGFCKLGNFVAAFSLFGEMQSRGVAPDFVTYTALICGFCQSGKLMEADKLFDEMIEGGFKPDEVTYTALIDGYGKAGEVAKAFSLHNQMVKIGLTPNIVTYTALADGLCKRGDMDSANELLHEMQRKGLQLNLCTYNAILNGHCKAGNIDLAVRLMEDMECAGIHPDTITYTTLMDTYCKLGEMAKAHELLRQMLAKGLQPTVVTFSVLMNGFCNSGMLVDGEQLLKWMLEKGLNPNAAVYNSLMKQYCIRNNIRATTEIYRDMCARGVMPDGNTYNILVRGHSKVRNMKEAWFLHREMIGKGFIPSAPSYNALIKGLLKKKKFSEARQLFEEMRAQGLVIDREIYNAFVDMMYDEGKIGNMLNLCDEVIEKSLLDVEKSGN from the coding sequence ATGAAGAGGGTTGTCACTAATGTCTCAGGCCATTTGTTTAACACCTGTTGCCATCAGCTTCACCGGGAATATTCAAGTATCTTATTGTTGTTCTTCCCTTGTAGATGTTTGAGCTTAAGACATTTCTCCTCAGGATCAACTGCTGCCAGACCTTTTCCTGATTATTCGTCAAAAAAGCCTACCATCAAAGACTCCGAGCTTGTTTATCATATTTCCACCACAATAAAATTACGCCGCACTGAGCCCCTTCACCTTATACTTAAGCCTTATGAGTCCAAGTTTAGGCCTGACCATCTGATTTGGGTTCTCATGAACATTAAGAATGACTACAAGCTGGTTTTGGACTTCTTTGATTGGGCATGCCTTCGAAGAGAACCAACACTACAAGCTCGTTGCATAGTTGTTCAAGTAGCTATGGCTTCTGGGGATCTAAAAACAGCTCATGATCTTATTGGCGATGTTTTTTTAAAGCCCAATCCAGAGACCAGTATATGGTTTATTCGTTTTggtgagcagttaatatatacATACAAAGACTGGGGATCTAATCCCCGTGTGTTCGACATATCCTTCCAAGTTCTTGTTGAAGCCGGTTTTTTTGCCGAAGCAAGAAAATTCTTCCACAAGTTGTTGAATTTCGGGGTAGTCATCTCTGTTGATTCTTGTAATTTATACCTCACTCGGCTTTCTCATAACGTGGACAGCCCTCAAATTTTGATGAAGGCATTCAACGAGCTTGGTGATCTTGGTATTAGTTGGAATACCGAATCATTTAATATCTTAATACATTCACTTTGtcgatttcaaaaaataaaagaagctcACAGTCTACTCTGGCAAATGGAGTTGAGAGGCCGGTCGCCGGATGTTGTAAGCTACAGCTCTATAATTAATGGTTATTGCCATGTTGGCGAACTTCAGATTGTGTTGAAGCTCATAGAGGAAATGCAAATAAGAGGCTTGAAGCCGAACCATTTTACCTACAGCAGTATAATTGTTCTTCTATGTAAGTCCGCAAAAATAGCAGAAGCTGAACTGGTCTGTCAGGATATGATAAACAATGGAATGTATCCTGATAGTGTTGTTTATACAACTCTTATAGACGGATTCTGCAAGTTAGGAAATTTTGTTGCTGCTTTTAGTCtgtttggtgaaatgcaaagTCGGGGAGTTGCCCCTGATTTTGTGACATATACTGCTCTTATTTGTGGGTTTTGCCAAAGTGGAAAATTGATGGAAGCAGATAAACTATTTGATGAGATGATTGAGGGTGGCTTTAAACCAGATGAAGTTACCTACACCGCACTTATTGATGGTTATGGCAAGGCTGGTGAGGTTGCAAAGGCATTTTCTCTTCACAACCAGATGGTAAAGATAGGGCTTACCCCAAACATAGTTACGTATACTGCCCTGGCTGACGGCCTTTGTAAACGTGGAGACATGGATTCAGCAAATGAGCTTCTTCATGAGATGCAGAGGAAAGGCCTTCAACTGAATCTTTGCACTTACAATGCCATTCTTAATGGTCACTGTAAAGCAGGAAATATTGATCTAGCTGTGAGACTCATGGAAGATATGGAGTGTGCTGGGATTCATCCAGATACCATTACCTACACAACTTTAATGGATACCTATTGTAAACTCGGGGAGATGGCGAAAGCTCATGAACTCCTTCGGCAAATGTTAGCTAAGGGTCTTCAACCAACTGTTGTTACATTCAGTGTGCTGATGAATGGATTCTGTAATTCAGGTATGCTTGTGGATGGCGAACAACTACTAAAATGGATGCTGGAAAAGGGTCTTAATCCAAATGCTGCCGTTTACAATTCTCTGATGAAACAGTATTGCATTAGAAATAACATACGTGCCACCACCGAGATCTATCGGGACATGTGTGCGAGAGGAGTCATGCCTGATGGTAACACTTATAACATATTGGTACGGGGCCATTCTAAAGTGAGGAATATGAAAGAAGCATGGTTTTTGCATCGTGAAATGATTGGGAAGGGATTTATACCAAGTGCTCCTTCATACAATGCACTTATTAAGGGacttttaaaaaagaagaaattttctgAGGCCAGGCAACTATTTGAAGAGATGAGAGCACAGGGGCTGGTTATAGACAGAGAGATCTACAATGCCTTTGTGGACATGATGTATGATGaaggaaaaataggaaatatgCTTAATCTTTGTGACGAGGTGATAGAGAAATCTCTTTTGGATGTGGAAAAGAGTGGGAACTAA
- the LOC115737983 gene encoding mitochondrial arginine transporter BAC2-like — translation MDFWPEFLASNWGREFVAGGFGGAAGILSGYPLDTLRIRQQQSRSGSAFSILRSIVGNEGPGALYRGMGAPLATVTFQNAMAFQSYAILSRAFDASGSSQDPPSYRGVALGGVGTGALQSLMLTPIELVKIRLQLQDRTYANSHKLYNRHNGPMSVAKSIFQREGLRGMYRGLTITVLRDAPSHGVYFWTYEYTREKLHPGCRKEGGESFRTMITAGGLAGVASWICCYPLDVVKTRLQAQSHLSPVQYSGIVDCLCRSVKEEGYSVLWRGLGTAVARAFFVNGAIFTAYELALRCFFNNESSISIQRESAIWEN, via the exons ATGGATTTCTGGCCGGAGTTCCTTGCGAGCAATTGGGGTAGAGAATTTGTGGCGGGTGGATTCGGCGGGGCTGCGGGTATTTTATCCGGTTATCCGCTCGATACACTCCGGATTCGGCAGCAGCAGTCGAGGTCCGGCTCTGCCTTCAGCATCCTCCGCAGCATCGTCGGCAATGAGGGACCGGGTGCTCTCTATAGAGGCATGGGTGCACCCTTGGCTACTGTCACTTTTCAG AATGCCATGGCTTTTCAATCCTACGCTATCCTGTCCCGAGCTTTCGATGCATCTGGGTCTTCCCAAGACCCTCCTTCCTACAGAGGAGTTGCTTTAGGAGGCGTCGGCACCGGTGCCCTGCAAAGTCTGATGCTAACCCCCATTGAACTGGTTAAGATCCGACTTCAGTTGCAGGACAGAACCTATGCTAATTCCCATAAGCTATATAACCGCCATAATGGGCCGATGAGTGTTGCGAAAAGCATATTTCAAAGAGAAGGATTAAGAGGCATGTACCGAGGCTTGACCATCACCGTGCTTCGAGATGCCCCATCCCATGGTGTCTACTTCTGGACGTACGAGTATACGAGAGAGAAGCTCCACCCTGGCTGCAGAAAAGAGGGTGGAGAGAGCTTTAGGACGATGATTACAGCGGGAGGCCTAGCAGGAGTTGCGAGTTGGATCTGTTGCTATCCCTTAGACGTCGTGAAGACGAGGCTGCAAGCTCAATCCCACCTCTCGCCTGTGCAATACAGCGGGATAGTCGATTGTCTGTGTAGAAGTGTGAAAGAGGAAGGATACAGCGTGCTCTGGCGAGGGCTAGGAACTGCTGTCGCCAGAGCTTTCTTCGTGAATGGCGCAATTTTCACTGCTTACGAACTCGCTCTCAGGTGCTTCTTCAACAACGAGAGTAGCATCAGCATTCAAAGAGAGAGTGCAATCTGGGAAAACTAG